The following proteins are co-located in the Streptococcus downei MFe28 genome:
- a CDS encoding type II toxin-antitoxin system RelE/ParE family toxin: MAYKIVITPEAEEDLDQIYSYISQHFLSVQAADGTLANIKKTIVKLLEIPDLGIDVSNRLGRVFSESHRLRMILAGNYLVFYIVDQSSIVILRVLYQKRNWIELFKK; encoded by the coding sequence ATGGCCTATAAGATTGTAATAACACCAGAAGCTGAGGAAGATTTGGATCAAATTTATAGCTATATTAGCCAGCATTTTCTTTCTGTCCAGGCAGCTGACGGGACTTTGGCAAACATTAAAAAAACGATTGTGAAATTATTGGAAATCCCTGATTTAGGGATTGACGTCTCTAATCGTTTAGGGAGAGTCTTTTCCGAAAGTCATCGCTTGAGAATGATTCTGGCCGGCAATTATCTTGTCTTTTATATTGTAGACCAATCATCCATTGTCATTCTGCGAGTTTTGTACCAAAAGCGAAATTGGATTGAACTCTTTAAAAAGTAA
- the dhaM gene encoding dihydroxyacetone kinase phosphoryl donor subunit DhaM, translating to MSNLGIVIVSHSKNIAQGVIDLISEVAKDISITYVGGTKDGGIGTSFDQVQRAIEENDKDTLLAFFDLGSAKMNLEMVADFTDKEVIINSVPIVEGAYTAAALLQAGADLETIRKQLADLSINK from the coding sequence ATGTCTAATCTTGGAATCGTCATCGTTTCTCACTCCAAAAATATTGCCCAAGGAGTCATTGACTTAATCTCCGAAGTAGCTAAGGACATTTCTATTACCTATGTCGGAGGAACCAAAGACGGTGGTATCGGCACTTCTTTCGACCAGGTTCAAAGGGCAATTGAGGAAAATGACAAGGACACTCTTTTAGCCTTCTTTGACCTTGGCTCTGCCAAAATGAATCTGGAAATGGTGGCTGACTTCACCGACAAGGAAGTCATCATCAATTCCGTTCCTATTGTTGAAGGTGCCTATACTGCCGCTGCACTCTTGCAGGCAGGAGCAGACTTGGAAACGATTAGAAAACAACTAGCGGACTTAAGCATCAATAAATAA
- a CDS encoding type II toxin-antitoxin system Phd/YefM family antitoxin: protein METISFDEFKDDIEAYMKQVNRTVQPIVVTSEDEMQDVVILLKKEWDGYQSTWEISQNKYLSDKIIAGLAEARSGKAKERL, encoded by the coding sequence ATGGAAACAATAAGTTTTGATGAATTTAAAGATGATATAGAAGCCTACATGAAGCAGGTCAACCGGACTGTCCAACCGATAGTAGTAACCTCTGAAGATGAAATGCAAGATGTCGTCATCCTATTAAAGAAGGAGTGGGATGGCTACCAGTCAACCTGGGAGATTTCTCAAAACAAATACCTGTCAGATAAAATTATTGCAGGCTTAGCCGAAGCTAGAAGTGGTAAAGCCAAGGAGAGATTATGA
- a CDS encoding PrsW family glutamic-type intramembrane protease, translating to MFRKLTLYIFLFLSAIGLTHDTQSYTSGALSGSAYSIIGLSTLIALCYIVPSLFLINHLGKKWQVRPLVLVFALIGGLFITGWIAGYANTFSHEWVTAHLSSKNFFYRFEDAIMAPLVEEPLKLAAFLFAIYMVPTKSYKGLLLVAITTGIGFQISEDFSYILSDLADGFSYTISGILGRSIGAVSSHWLYTSFLAMGLVLIWHSCQKAINQKYCLIGFLYACGAFATHFAWNSPLRNLESNFPWASGLLISINLFFFIMLYQLLSKLDEENSNS from the coding sequence ATGTTTCGGAAATTAACCCTGTATATTTTTTTGTTTCTTTCAGCTATTGGCCTGACTCATGATACCCAATCATACACTTCAGGTGCTCTGTCTGGTTCAGCTTACAGTATAATTGGGCTATCAACACTCATTGCTCTATGCTATATCGTTCCATCTTTATTTCTTATTAATCACTTAGGTAAAAAATGGCAGGTTAGACCACTTGTGCTAGTCTTTGCCCTAATTGGTGGTCTCTTTATAACAGGATGGATAGCTGGTTATGCCAATACCTTTTCTCATGAATGGGTAACGGCCCACCTATCTTCAAAAAATTTTTTCTATCGTTTTGAAGATGCCATTATGGCTCCTCTTGTTGAGGAGCCTCTCAAACTGGCAGCTTTTCTCTTTGCTATCTATATGGTACCAACAAAAAGTTACAAAGGGCTCTTACTAGTTGCTATTACAACTGGTATAGGTTTTCAGATTAGTGAGGATTTCTCCTATATCCTTTCAGATTTAGCTGATGGTTTTTCTTATACGATTTCGGGAATCCTTGGCCGCAGTATTGGGGCAGTATCGTCTCACTGGCTTTATACGTCCTTTCTTGCTATGGGGCTAGTCCTGATATGGCATTCATGTCAAAAGGCTATTAATCAAAAATACTGCCTTATTGGCTTCCTTTATGCCTGTGGTGCTTTTGCTACTCATTTTGCTTGGAACTCACCTCTTCGAAATTTAGAAAGTAATTTTCCATGGGCATCAGGCCTTCTTATTTCAATTAATCTTTTCTTCTTCATTATGCTTTATCAACTTCTATCTAAGCTTGATGAAGAAAATAGCAATAGTTAA
- the dhaL gene encoding dihydroxyacetone kinase subunit DhaL produces MDVTIAKKWMLAFNAEIQEHKDYLSELDTPIGDGDHGSNMARGMTAVVEAIDQSQPASTSDLFKLVSMQLLSKVGGASGPLYGSAFMGMTKAEQAGADLAGLVQAGLKMIQKRGKATTNEKTMVDVWSGVLASLKEGSLTQERIDQLVQASKDMKATKGRASYVGERSIGHLDPGSYSSGLLFKALLEAGGA; encoded by the coding sequence ATGGATGTTACTATCGCAAAAAAATGGATGCTAGCCTTTAACGCAGAAATCCAAGAGCATAAAGATTATTTATCAGAATTAGACACCCCCATCGGTGACGGTGATCATGGCAGCAATATGGCTAGAGGCATGACTGCCGTAGTAGAAGCTATAGACCAGTCTCAGCCAGCAAGCACCAGTGACCTCTTCAAATTAGTTTCTATGCAACTGCTAAGTAAGGTCGGCGGAGCTTCTGGGCCCCTCTATGGCTCTGCCTTTATGGGCATGACCAAGGCTGAGCAAGCTGGAGCAGACCTAGCTGGTCTTGTCCAGGCAGGGCTGAAAATGATTCAAAAAAGGGGCAAGGCTACAACCAATGAGAAAACCATGGTTGATGTCTGGTCTGGCGTCCTTGCTAGCCTTAAAGAAGGTAGCCTCACTCAAGAAAGGATTGACCAACTGGTCCAAGCCAGCAAGGATATGAAGGCCACCAAGGGACGGGCCTCCTATGTCGGCGAGCGCTCCATTGGTCACCTTGACCCCGGCTCCTACTCTTCCGGTCTGCTTTTTAAAGCCCTCTTAGAAGCTGGAGGTGCCTAG
- a CDS encoding ATP-dependent Clp protease ATP-binding subunit: MNNNFGFNNMDDIFNQLMGNMGGFNSETRRYRINGREVTPEEFNYYRQTGHLPSQEAVQEGASQASQGQLKQDGILAKLGRNLTEEARQGKLDPVIGRNQEIQDTAEILARRTKNNPVLVGDAGVGKTAVVEGLAQAIVAGDVPASIKNKEIISIDISGLEAGTQYRGAFEENIQKLMDEVKQAGNIILFFDEIHQILGAGSTGDGQGSKGLADIIKPALSRGELTVIGATTQDEYRNTILKNAALARRFNEVKVNAPSAEDTFAILQGIKPLYEQHHNVELPDSVLKAAVDYSIQYMPQRALPDKAIDLVDVTAAHLAAQHPATDLKTLEADIAKARDCQQAAADKEDYEAALAEKVKIDDLQKQIDNHTENQKVVASVNDVAQAVERMTGIPVSQMGASDIERLKEMGSRLKGKVIGQDEAVQAVSKAIRRNRAGFDEGNRPIGSFLFVGPTGVGKTELAKQLALDMFGTKDAVIRLDMSEYSDRTAVSKLIGTTAGYVGYDDNSNTLTERVRRNPYSIILLDEIEKADPQVITLLLQVLDDGRLTDGQGNTVNFKNTVIIATSNAGYSFGALPEDGKEVSLRDKLAPFFRPEFLNRFNGVIEFSHLTKEDLKEIVDLMLDEVNRTLAKKGLTLEVSDAAKAYLIEEGYDEAMGARPLRRVIEGQIRDKVTDFYLDHLDVKALKADMVDGQLVISQA, encoded by the coding sequence ATGAACAACAATTTTGGATTTAACAATATGGACGACATTTTCAATCAATTGATGGGTAACATGGGCGGTTTCAATTCGGAAACCCGGCGTTACCGCATCAACGGTCGGGAGGTTACTCCTGAAGAATTTAATTATTATCGGCAAACAGGTCACTTGCCTAGTCAAGAGGCCGTGCAAGAAGGGGCGTCTCAAGCCAGTCAAGGTCAACTTAAACAAGATGGGATTCTGGCTAAGCTCGGTCGCAACTTGACCGAAGAAGCCCGCCAAGGTAAGCTGGATCCTGTCATCGGTCGTAATCAAGAAATTCAAGATACCGCTGAAATTCTGGCGCGTCGGACTAAGAACAATCCTGTCCTGGTCGGTGATGCTGGGGTTGGTAAGACTGCGGTTGTTGAAGGGCTAGCTCAAGCTATTGTGGCAGGTGATGTGCCTGCTTCCATCAAGAACAAGGAAATCATTTCCATCGATATTTCTGGTTTGGAAGCTGGAACCCAATACCGCGGCGCCTTTGAAGAAAATATTCAAAAATTGATGGACGAGGTCAAGCAAGCAGGCAATATCATTCTCTTCTTTGACGAAATTCACCAAATTTTGGGAGCTGGTAGTACTGGTGATGGTCAAGGCTCCAAGGGTCTAGCTGACATTATCAAGCCTGCCCTTTCTCGGGGTGAGTTGACGGTTATTGGGGCAACGACCCAGGATGAATACCGCAACACTATTTTGAAGAATGCTGCTCTGGCTCGTCGTTTCAACGAAGTTAAGGTTAATGCCCCATCGGCAGAAGATACTTTTGCCATTCTCCAAGGGATTAAACCTCTCTATGAGCAACACCACAATGTGGAACTGCCCGATAGCGTTTTAAAGGCTGCGGTGGACTATTCTATCCAATATATGCCGCAAAGAGCTCTGCCTGATAAGGCTATTGACTTGGTCGATGTGACGGCTGCCCACTTGGCGGCCCAACACCCAGCGACTGATCTTAAGACCTTGGAAGCCGATATTGCTAAGGCCCGTGATTGCCAACAGGCAGCCGCTGACAAGGAAGATTATGAAGCGGCCTTGGCTGAAAAGGTGAAAATTGATGACTTGCAAAAGCAAATTGACAACCATACTGAAAATCAAAAGGTTGTGGCAAGTGTCAATGATGTGGCTCAAGCGGTCGAACGGATGACGGGGATTCCTGTTTCGCAAATGGGGGCCAGCGATATTGAACGCCTGAAAGAAATGGGTAGTCGACTCAAAGGCAAGGTTATCGGTCAAGATGAAGCTGTTCAGGCTGTCAGCAAGGCCATTCGCCGTAATCGGGCTGGCTTTGATGAAGGCAACCGCCCAATCGGTAGCTTCCTCTTTGTCGGACCTACTGGGGTTGGTAAGACCGAATTGGCTAAACAATTGGCACTGGATATGTTTGGGACCAAGGATGCGGTTATTCGTTTGGATATGTCTGAATATAGCGATCGGACAGCGGTTTCCAAGTTGATTGGGACAACGGCTGGTTATGTGGGTTACGATGACAACTCTAACACTCTGACCGAACGGGTTCGTCGCAATCCCTATTCCATTATCCTCCTTGATGAAATTGAAAAGGCCGACCCACAAGTCATTACCTTACTCTTGCAAGTTTTGGATGATGGTCGCCTGACCGATGGTCAAGGGAATACCGTCAACTTCAAGAATACCGTGATTATTGCTACCTCTAATGCCGGCTATAGCTTTGGTGCTCTGCCAGAAGATGGAAAGGAAGTTAGCCTGCGAGACAAATTAGCGCCATTCTTCCGTCCAGAATTCCTCAACCGTTTCAATGGGGTGATTGAATTCTCCCATTTGACTAAAGAAGATTTGAAGGAAATCGTTGATTTGATGCTGGATGAAGTTAACCGCACCTTGGCTAAGAAGGGCTTGACCTTGGAAGTCAGCGATGCTGCCAAGGCCTACCTGATTGAAGAAGGTTACGATGAAGCCATGGGGGCACGACCTCTGCGTCGGGTCATCGAAGGCCAAATTCGTGACAAGGTAACCGACTTCTATCTGGACCACCTTGATGTCAAGGCTCTCAAGGCCGATATGGTCGACGGTCAGTTGGTCATTTCGCAAGCCTAA
- a CDS encoding SDR family oxidoreductase, whose amino-acid sequence MTLIALTGVTGHLGGQVAKLLERKNLNLRYLARRPEKAPKVAGVPVFQSAYDRSQETLEALSGVDVLLMVSASESLNRLAEHRAFIDSAKEAGVKHIVYASFYNASLQATFTYSRTHAATENYIKERGFTYTFIRDNFYLDFFLELGQVYGEIKGPAGDGKVSAVARQDVAQVLAKILEHPSDWVNQTLDMTGPEDLTMTQVTGILSQGLGKTVSYIPETVEEAYQSRKAWPAEDWEYDGWVSTYTAIAGGEQAGLSKDVQRVLGREPISLADLIKEATQE is encoded by the coding sequence ATGACACTAATTGCATTAACAGGAGTGACCGGCCATCTGGGTGGTCAGGTTGCCAAGCTCCTAGAGAGAAAAAATTTGAATTTGCGCTATTTGGCTAGACGGCCAGAGAAGGCCCCGAAGGTAGCAGGTGTCCCTGTTTTTCAGTCGGCCTATGACAGGTCTCAAGAGACCCTGGAAGCTCTTAGTGGTGTGGATGTGCTCCTTATGGTTTCAGCTAGTGAGAGTCTTAATCGTTTAGCTGAGCACCGGGCCTTTATTGATAGTGCCAAGGAAGCGGGTGTTAAGCACATTGTCTACGCCTCTTTTTATAACGCCAGTCTACAGGCCACTTTTACCTATAGTCGCACCCATGCAGCGACGGAAAACTATATCAAGGAGCGGGGTTTCACCTATACCTTTATCCGGGACAATTTTTACTTGGACTTTTTCCTTGAATTGGGACAAGTTTACGGAGAAATCAAGGGTCCTGCCGGAGATGGCAAGGTATCAGCGGTTGCCCGTCAGGATGTGGCTCAAGTTCTGGCTAAGATTTTGGAACATCCAAGCGACTGGGTCAATCAAACCCTAGATATGACAGGTCCAGAAGATCTGACCATGACACAGGTAACCGGTATTCTAAGCCAGGGTCTAGGAAAGACCGTTAGTTATATTCCAGAAACGGTAGAAGAGGCCTACCAGTCCCGTAAAGCTTGGCCAGCTGAGGACTGGGAATACGATGGTTGGGTGTCCACCTACACCGCTATCGCGGGAGGTGAACAGGCAGGTCTCAGCAAGGATGTCCAGCGTGTTTTGGGACGAGAACCAATCAGCTTGGCTGACTTGATTAAAGAGGCTACTCAAGAGTAG